A single Chaetodon trifascialis isolate fChaTrf1 chromosome 18, fChaTrf1.hap1, whole genome shotgun sequence DNA region contains:
- the LOC139346843 gene encoding delta-type opioid receptor-like: MSCKLHQGNTTTPITTGRIRFTFNTLRPLICVDQGVSMESTPVEIFKEENKCLSTLLEDCSVNSSAWVSGYSDSRNVTPDDGWEQEGMSPIIPIITAVYSVVFVVGLLGNCLVMYVIIRYTKMKTATNIYIFNLALADALVTTTMPFQSTDYLLNTWPFGEVVCKVFISIDYYNMFTSIFTLTMMSVDRYVAVCHPVKALDFRTPIKAKMINVCIWILSSAAGIPAFVLGGTQTKSDITECALQFPEPYVYWDTLMKICVFVFAFVVPVLIITVCYSLMVLRLKSVRMLSGSREKDRNLRRITRLVVVVVAVFVVCWTPIHIFILVKALVSVPETTAIMAAYFFCVALGYTNSSLNPVLYAFLDENFKRCFKDFCLSAKLRGEKVSGSKKATSAMREAAVPLENPDGTSKPT; this comes from the exons ATGAGCTGTAAGCTTCACCAAGGCAACACAACAACCCCAATCACAACTGGGAGAATACGTTTTACATTTAACACGCTGCGTCCGCTGATTTGTGTCGATCAAG GTGTCAGCATGGAAAGCACTCCGGTTGAAATtttcaaagaagaaaataagtgTCTGTCCACGCTGCTGGAGGACTGTTCAGTGAATTCTTCAGCCTGGGTGTCCGGATACTCAGACAGTCGTAATGTGACCCCCGATGATGGCTGGGAGCAGGAGGGCATGTCCCCCATCATCCCCATCATCACTGCAGTCTACTCTGTGGTGTTTGTGGTCGGCTTGTTGGGCAACTGCCTCGTCATGTATGTGATCATCAG GTACACAAAGATGAAGACAGCCaccaacatttacattttcaactTAGCCCTCGCTGATGCCCTCGTCACCACCACAATGCCGTTCCAGAGCACAGACTACCTGTTGAACACCTGGCCTTTCGGTGAGGTGGTGTGCAAGGTCTTCATCTCCATCGACTACTACAACATGTTCACCAGCATCTTTACTCTCACCATGATGAGTGTGGATCGCTATGTGGCTGTGTGCCACCCGGTGAAAGCCCTGGACTTCCGCACTCCGATCAAAGCCAAGATGATCAATGTGTGTATCTGGATCCTGTCCTCAGCCGCAGGGATACCTGCTTTTGTTCTGGGGGGCACCCAGACGAAGAGCG ACATAACTGAGTGTGCCTTACAGTTCCCAGAGCCGTACGTGTACTGGGACACACTGATGAAGATATGTGTGTTCGTCTTTGCCTTCGTCGTGCCTGTGCTCATCATCACCGTGTGCTACTCCCTCATGGTCCTGAGGCTGAAGAGCGTCCGAATGTTGTCTGGCTCACGGGAAAAGGACCGTAACCTGCGGCGGATCACGCGgctggtggtggtagtggtggcaGTGTTCGTGGTCTGCTGGACGCCCATTCACATTTTCATCCTGGTCAAGGCGCTCGTGAGCGTGCCCGAAACCACCGCCATCATGGCCGCCTACTTCTTCTGCGTGGCTCTGGGCTACACAAACAGTAGCCTCAACCCAGTCCTCTATGCCTTTCTGGATGAGAACTTCAAACGCTGCTTCAAAGACTTCTGCCTCTCGGCCAAACTGAGGGGGGAGAAGGTGTCGGGGAGCAAGAAAGCCACCAGCGCCATGCGAGAAGCCGCTGTCCCCCTGGAGAACCCTGATGGGACTAGTAAGCCCACATGA